One part of the Micrococcales bacterium genome encodes these proteins:
- a CDS encoding TetR/AcrR family transcriptional regulator has product MARRPYSMTVRAARAAGTRERIVDAALASYRERGIGATSLQTVARRADVSPATILNHFGTAEELARVVVSRLTEDIRIPDDREWTESGHAPRVRRLVREVFAFYDRSTPWFEVFRYEMDNQALRDGQANFWEAVGALYTRVLGPALADDRVRSAVFGLTHPVTLNTLRQAGLSLDDASALVAETVLRLVAPGTDNGPSLWS; this is encoded by the coding sequence ATGGCGCGGAGGCCGTATTCGATGACGGTGCGGGCTGCCCGGGCCGCAGGCACCCGCGAGCGAATCGTGGACGCAGCCCTGGCCAGTTACCGCGAGCGCGGTATCGGTGCCACGAGCCTGCAGACTGTCGCCCGCCGGGCCGATGTGTCGCCCGCGACGATCCTGAATCATTTCGGAACGGCCGAGGAACTCGCTCGCGTTGTGGTGTCGCGCCTGACCGAGGACATCCGGATTCCCGACGACCGCGAGTGGACCGAGTCCGGGCATGCCCCGCGGGTGCGGCGCCTGGTCCGGGAGGTGTTCGCGTTCTACGACCGCAGCACGCCGTGGTTCGAGGTCTTCCGGTACGAGATGGACAACCAGGCGCTGCGCGACGGGCAAGCGAACTTCTGGGAGGCGGTCGGTGCGTTGTACACGCGGGTCCTGGGTCCGGCGCTGGCCGACGATCGTGTGCGCAGCGCGGTATTCGGACTCACGCACCCGGTCACGCTGAACACGTTGCGTCAGGCCGGCCTGTCGCTCGACGATGCCTCGGCGCTGGTGGCCGAGACTGTCTTGCGGCTTGTCGCGCCAGGCACCGACAATGGACCGAGCCTGTGGTCCTGA